From the Pseudomonas baltica genome, one window contains:
- a CDS encoding DUF1206 domain-containing protein, protein MSAQHSLIVLARGGYAARGVLYLIIGVFALLAAKDSTKPKDSHKSLEALLGQPFGYLLVGVVVAGLLVFAAWRVLQATRDVDHHGKSLKGLVIRTGLFAGGVVNGALAFFALGLLMSTMGGSGNSGGQAKDWLAHLLSWEHSNVLVYLIALIPLGVGIAHIIKGWKASFEKYFEADEDVMRYVRPVSRFGLIARGIVFIEIALLLAVSGSAYQAMDPPGMKEALNALQNLPAGWLVLMVMAFGLIAFSAYSFSEAFWRKINMEIPGVARA, encoded by the coding sequence ATGTCAGCGCAGCACAGCCTTATTGTCCTTGCACGTGGAGGGTACGCCGCTCGAGGCGTGCTTTACCTGATCATCGGTGTCTTCGCACTGCTTGCGGCAAAGGATTCGACAAAACCAAAAGACAGCCACAAAAGCCTGGAAGCCTTGTTAGGCCAGCCGTTTGGCTATTTGCTAGTCGGAGTCGTGGTGGCAGGGCTGCTCGTATTCGCGGCTTGGCGTGTCCTGCAAGCTACGCGTGATGTCGACCATCACGGCAAAAGTCTCAAAGGTTTGGTCATTCGCACCGGTCTGTTTGCAGGAGGGGTGGTTAATGGTGCTTTGGCGTTTTTTGCGTTAGGCCTACTCATGAGCACAATGGGCGGCTCGGGCAATTCAGGAGGGCAAGCCAAAGACTGGCTGGCGCATCTTTTGTCCTGGGAGCATTCCAACGTATTGGTCTACCTGATCGCTCTCATTCCGCTGGGTGTCGGGATTGCTCACATCATCAAGGGATGGAAGGCGTCGTTTGAGAAATACTTCGAGGCCGACGAAGACGTAATGCGTTACGTCCGCCCGGTGTCTCGGTTTGGCCTGATTGCCCGTGGCATCGTTTTTATAGAGATTGCATTGCTGTTGGCCGTTAGCGGCTCTGCCTATCAAGCCATGGATCCGCCCGGTATGAAGGAGGCCCTCAACGCGCTCCAGAATTTGCCGGCGGGATGGCTGGTGTTGATGGTGATGGCCTTTGGATTGATTGCTTTCTCGGCTTACAGCTTCTCTGAAGCCTTCTGGCGCAAGATAAATATGGAAATTCCCGGGGTGGCGAGAGCGTAA
- a CDS encoding DUF4174 domain-containing protein produces MFRRLFTLTTLMLSMALAPVMAAEPDSALAKDRGQFRPLIVIARTSSDPSLVALQKDLADPATHKAFQDRKMVLYTVIGTLGQRDGKYLETQTTMGMIRELNPGVSDAMRFILVGLDGEKKIVDKGDVDLKKIFATIDAMPMAEKEASAPAPLPAKAATPGKGAKGAKAGKAAPAEDAPPAGLDD; encoded by the coding sequence ATGTTCCGGCGGCTTTTCACCCTCACCACCCTGATGCTCTCAATGGCGCTTGCCCCTGTCATGGCCGCCGAACCCGATTCGGCATTGGCCAAGGACAGGGGCCAATTCCGGCCACTGATCGTGATCGCCCGGACGTCTTCCGATCCCTCCCTGGTGGCGCTACAGAAAGACCTCGCTGACCCAGCCACCCACAAAGCCTTCCAGGACCGCAAGATGGTGCTCTATACCGTCATCGGCACGCTGGGCCAGCGCGACGGCAAATACCTTGAGACGCAGACCACCATGGGCATGATCCGCGAGCTGAATCCAGGTGTCAGCGATGCCATGCGGTTCATTCTGGTGGGGTTGGATGGGGAGAAGAAGATCGTTGATAAGGGCGATGTGGATCTCAAGAAGATCTTTGCCACCATTGATGCAATGCCTATGGCTGAGAAGGAAGCGAGCGCGCCGGCGCCGTTGCCAGCCAAGGCAGCTACGCCGGGTAAAGGGGCGAAGGGCGCCAAGGCGGGTAAAGCTGCGCCTGCAGAGGATGCGCCGCCTGCGGGGCTGGATGATTGA
- a CDS encoding calcium-binding protein encodes MSTDPRVDWYGTDKDDDIDDFYGRNDLIYAGKGNDSLRGGIIDTSTTVFVGGEGRDQIDAVSHQNTLRYSLLTDSYRDATHSHADLIESFDVTQDTIDVAALGFSGLGDGHGDSLKLLYNAAQGLTYLKSFDTNADGQRFELVFKGDYSSSLTDANFQTLTAGTGFNDHLQTTASGSETLMGYAGRDTLTGAAGQQRLDGGSGGDTLTGGAGADDFVFSSRADSVQNDDAQGARGRDLITDFSEADADLVDLSTLGFTGFGNGLDGTMKVTVNAAGDKTALQSLETDADGNRFEIYFSGDLRAELNRDTVIFGNTSADKVITSLTRDDQDILGTDKADHLTGGAAHDQILGFAGDDTLVGGAGNDAMAGGLGADTLTGGVGNDDFVFYSIGESYRTATEDHSDLITDYAAGDHLFALDLGFSKIGDGSADTLKLDYDAAKDQTYLHALTADDQGRFFQVTLAGKHTDVSIALDGLYVDQAPIEIIGVDPTGHAPV; translated from the coding sequence ATGAGCACCGACCCCCGAGTAGATTGGTACGGCACAGACAAAGACGACGACATCGACGATTTCTACGGGCGCAACGACCTGATCTACGCAGGCAAGGGCAATGACAGCCTCAGGGGCGGCATTATCGACACCAGTACCACGGTGTTTGTCGGCGGCGAAGGCCGGGATCAGATCGACGCGGTCAGCCATCAGAACACCCTGCGATATTCACTGCTGACTGACAGCTATCGGGATGCCACGCACTCCCACGCAGACCTGATTGAAAGTTTCGATGTGACGCAGGACACGATCGACGTCGCGGCACTGGGCTTCAGCGGGCTTGGCGACGGCCATGGCGACAGCCTGAAGCTGCTCTACAACGCGGCCCAAGGTCTTACCTATCTCAAGAGCTTTGACACTAACGCCGACGGCCAGCGTTTCGAGTTGGTGTTCAAGGGCGATTACAGCAGTTCGTTGACCGATGCGAACTTTCAGACCCTCACCGCCGGCACCGGCTTCAATGACCATTTGCAGACCACTGCGAGCGGCTCCGAAACGCTGATGGGCTATGCCGGCCGCGACACCCTCACGGGCGCCGCAGGTCAGCAGCGCCTAGACGGCGGGTCGGGCGGCGACACCTTGACCGGTGGGGCAGGGGCCGATGATTTCGTGTTCAGCAGCCGCGCTGATAGCGTCCAGAACGATGACGCACAGGGCGCACGCGGCCGCGATTTGATTACCGACTTTTCCGAGGCCGATGCCGACCTGGTCGATCTGTCCACCTTGGGGTTCACCGGGTTCGGCAATGGCCTGGACGGCACCATGAAGGTCACAGTCAATGCCGCCGGGGACAAAACTGCACTGCAATCGCTGGAAACCGACGCCGATGGCAATCGTTTCGAGATCTACTTCAGTGGCGACCTGCGCGCTGAGTTGAACCGCGACACGGTGATTTTCGGCAACACCAGCGCTGACAAAGTCATCACCAGCCTGACCCGCGACGATCAGGACATCCTGGGCACCGACAAGGCCGATCACTTGACGGGCGGCGCGGCCCACGACCAGATTCTCGGATTTGCCGGGGACGACACCTTGGTCGGTGGCGCTGGCAACGACGCCATGGCAGGTGGACTGGGTGCCGATACCCTGACCGGCGGGGTGGGCAACGATGATTTCGTGTTCTACAGCATCGGCGAGAGCTATCGCACGGCCACAGAAGACCATTCAGACCTGATCACCGACTATGCCGCTGGCGATCACCTGTTCGCGTTGGACCTGGGCTTCAGCAAGATCGGCGACGGCAGCGCGGACACCCTGAAGCTCGACTACGACGCTGCCAAGGATCAAACCTACCTGCACGCCCTGACCGCCGATGATCAGGGCCGCTTCTTTCAAGTCACCCTGGCGGGCAAGCACACCGATGTATCGATCGCGCTGGACGGCCTGTACGTCGACCAGGCACCGATCGAAATCATCGGTGTCGACCCAACTGGACACGCGCCTGTTTGA